The Gammaproteobacteria bacterium DNA window TGATCTACTGACTACCTATCGTGAGGGATACGCTGCAGTGTCGACATTAGCTTGCAACCATTGTTCTAACAAAGCCATGTGCCAGATTTTACTTCCTTGCAGACGAGTGTGATATTGATCAGGCGCCGCCAACAATTTATCTACATAATCACGCGAATACAAACCACGCTGAATACACGCACTCGACATTAATGTGTCACGTACCATTTCCAAAAATTCGCCACGCACATATTTCAGTGCCGGCATAGGAAAATACCCTTTAGGCCGATCGATAACTGCATCTGGAATTAACCCGCGTGCAATTTTCTTAAGTACATATTTCCCATCATCTTGTAACTTCATTTCTGGTGGCATTTGCATTGCCAGTTCTACTAATTCATGGTCCAAAAATGGTACGCGTGCTTCTAGTCCCCAAGCCATAGTCATGCTATCTACCCTCTTAACTGGGTCATCAACAATCAAAGTAGTCGCATCAAACTGGAGAACCGCGTCGATAAAAGTATCGGAATCACTTTTTTCAAGTGCTTCGCTAACTAACTGACTTGTGAAATCCTGCTGAACGTAATCAACATTGACTGTTTTTGCATATTCATCAAAGTCGCGATCAAAATAAAATGAAGAGAATCGTTGAATATAGCTCCCTTGCGCAGCATGCATTTTCGGATACCAAAAATAACCAGCAAATACCTCATCTGCACCCTGTCCCGACTGCACTACCTTTATATCTTTACTCACTTGCTCCGCTAATAAATAAAATGCTACCGCATCTTGCGCCACCATCGGTTCAGGCATACAGCGAATAGCTTCCGGCAGTCTTGTTAAGACTTGGTCATTGGCAATATGAAATCTCTGATGATTTGTCGAAAAACGTTCTACTACTGCGTCAGAATATTCAAACTCATTACCACGCTCTTCGGGCTGATCTTCAAATCCGACAGAATAGGTGTTCACTTGGCCATGTTTTTGTGCCAACAACCCTACTAACAAACTTGAATCCAACCCCCCTGACAACAACACACCTACAGGTACATCAGAAATTTCTAATCGACGATCAACAGCCAGTTGCAATGCTTGTTGAATTTGTTCAATCCATTCCTGCTCATCCTTTTCATCTTTTCGGCGCGCAGACAGTTCCCAGTATGCTTTCGACTCGCCCACTCCATTAACATCTACCCACATAAAATGACCAGGCGCTAGTTTGCGTATACTTTTTAATATCGTTCTTGGTGCTGGCACAACCGCATGCAGTGTAAATTGATGTTGTAGCGCTTGAGTATCAATATCGGTATCAATTTTACCAGTTGCCAGCAAAGCTTGCGTGTTTGATGCAAATAAAAAAGAGTCATCTGTCTGGCTATAATAAAAAGGCTTAATACCCAGACGGTCACGTGCAACAAATAACTTTTTTTTGCGCTCATCCCAAATTGCAAAAGCAAACATACCTATTAACTTTTCAAGGCATTGTTCACCCCAAAGCTCATAAGCCTTTAAAATGACCTCGGTATCACCAGACGATGAAAACTGCACTCCCCGCGCTTGCAATTGCTGGCGTAATTGTGGGTAATTGTAAATTGTGCCATTGAAAACAATAGACATTGATTTGTTAGCAGTGCGCATCGGCTGATGGCTCGCTGACGTCAAATCAATAATCGACAACCTTCGATGGCCCAACCCAATTTGTTTATTTATATAAACACCTTGATCATCCGGACCACGCCTCTCAAGATGTACAAGCATATTATTAATACTTTGCTCACTGGGAGACTGACCACGCCAGCTTAATTCACCACAAATTCCACACATATTGTTT harbors:
- a CDS encoding N-acetylglutaminylglutamine amidotransferase translates to MCGICGELSWRGQSPSEQSINNMLVHLERRGPDDQGVYINKQIGLGHRRLSIIDLTSASHQPMRTANKSMSIVFNGTIYNYPQLRQQLQARGVQFSSSGDTEVILKAYELWGEQCLEKLIGMFAFAIWDERKKKLFVARDRLGIKPFYYSQTDDSFLFASNTQALLATGKIDTDIDTQALQHQFTLHAVVPAPRTILKSIRKLAPGHFMWVDVNGVGESKAYWELSARRKDEKDEQEWIEQIQQALQLAVDRRLEISDVPVGVLLSGGLDSSLLVGLLAQKHGQVNTYSVGFEDQPEERGNEFEYSDAVVERFSTNHQRFHIANDQVLTRLPEAIRCMPEPMVAQDAVAFYLLAEQVSKDIKVVQSGQGADEVFAGYFWYPKMHAAQGSYIQRFSSFYFDRDFDEYAKTVNVDYVQQDFTSQLVSEALEKSDSDTFIDAVLQFDATTLIVDDPVKRVDSMTMAWGLEARVPFLDHELVELAMQMPPEMKLQDDGKYVLKKIARGLIPDAVIDRPKGYFPMPALKYVRGEFLEMVRDTLMSSACIQRGLYSRDYVDKLLAAPDQYHTRLQGSKIWHMALLEQWLQANVDTAAYPSR